Proteins co-encoded in one Acidovorax sp. 69 genomic window:
- a CDS encoding DUF4194 domain-containing protein → MEPDIFDRMAAQAAGVQPPQSLSKEKLHAPAESQIAAQNPSKTPPNVRQALQFLLAHGWLESAAKPKLFSLAAAQTTLIDALLEPLDLRVVVDDVRGLAFLAVVPDYSGDDTDESEQDDWTHPLMKRQRLTLEQSLLLAILRREFLQREQESGTGAAVRVTVDSLLPQLETYLGSTGSDMQERKRLGQLLENLRTHGMVTEVDSQDCITIRPMIVHLLNPENLQTLLLRLREVAEQGSTRGSEANAEGAP, encoded by the coding sequence ATGGAGCCGGATATTTTCGACCGCATGGCCGCCCAGGCCGCAGGCGTTCAGCCACCGCAATCACTATCAAAAGAGAAGCTGCATGCGCCCGCTGAAAGCCAGATTGCCGCACAGAACCCTTCAAAAACGCCGCCCAACGTGCGCCAGGCGCTACAGTTTTTGCTGGCCCATGGCTGGCTCGAATCTGCGGCCAAACCCAAATTGTTCAGTCTGGCAGCAGCTCAAACGACGCTGATCGATGCGCTGCTGGAGCCCCTGGACTTGCGCGTGGTGGTAGACGACGTGCGCGGCCTGGCCTTTTTGGCCGTGGTGCCCGACTACTCGGGCGACGACACCGATGAAAGCGAGCAGGACGACTGGACACACCCGCTGATGAAACGCCAGCGGCTGACACTGGAGCAATCGCTGCTGCTGGCCATTCTGCGGCGCGAGTTTTTGCAGCGTGAGCAAGAAAGCGGCACCGGCGCGGCAGTACGCGTCACCGTTGACAGCCTGCTGCCGCAGCTCGAAACCTACCTGGGTAGCACGGGCAGCGACATGCAAGAGCGCAAGCGCCTGGGCCAGCTGCTGGAAAACCTGCGCACGCACGGCATGGTGACCGAGGTGGATTCGCAAGACTGCATCACCATCCGCCCCATGATCGTGCACCTGCTCAACCCCGAGAACCTGCAAACGCTGTTGCTGCGCCTGCGTGAGGTGGCGGAACAAGGCAGTACCCGTGGCAGTGAAGCCAACGCCGAAGGAGCACCATGA